From Xenopus tropicalis strain Nigerian chromosome 3, UCB_Xtro_10.0, whole genome shotgun sequence, the proteins below share one genomic window:
- the phyh gene encoding phytanoyl-CoA dioxygenase, peroxisomal translates to MQAYRRSFVPGSAGRLAVLQRHLSAVPLSGQVTSAVYPSKFCYTLDNRLLTTEQRQFYEENGFLVIKNLVSAVDIECFRKEFERLCKKEVTVPGLQIMRDIAIAKSEFVPEQKAITKVQNFQDDPELFRYCSLPQVVKYVECFTGPNIMAMHTMLINKPPDAGKKSSRHPMHQDLHYFPFRPSDRIVCAWTAMERIDRSNGCLVVIPGTHKGTLKQHDYPEWEGGVNKMYHGVRDFDLSIPRVHLVMEKGDTVFFHPLLIHGSGMNRTAGFRKAISCHYASADCHYIDVKGTTQENIEKEVVELAQKRYGLSDLTLKDTWMIRARLIDGERTNL, encoded by the exons ATGCAGGCTTACAGACGCAGTTTCGTCCCGGGAAGCGCCGGCCGCCTCGCAGTCCTGCAGCGCCACCTC AGTGCGGTTCCATTATCAGGACAAGTTACATCTGCAGTCTATCCATCTAAGTTTTG CTACACTTTAGATAACAGACTTCTGACTACAGAACAAAGACAATTCTATGAGGAAAATGGATTTCTGGTCATAAAGAACTTGGTTTCAGCTGTGGACATTGAGTGCTTCCG AAAAGAGTTTGAGAGACTGTGCAAGAAAGAGGTGACAGTCCCTGGGCTACAGATTATGAGGGATATAGCAATTGCCAAGTCTGAATTTGTACCAGAACAAAAGGCTATCACAAAGGTTCAGAACTTCCAGGATGACCCTGAGCTATTCAGATATTGTTCCCTGCCTCAG GTTGTTAAGTATGTCGAATGCTTTACAGGACCTAATATCATGGCTATGCATACCATGCTTATAAACAAGCCACCTGATGCAG GCAAGAAAAGTTCTCGCCACCCTATGCACCAAGACTTGCATTACTTCCCATTCAGACCATCAGATCGCATTGTTTGTGCTTGGACAGCCATGGAAAGGATTGACCGCAGCAATGGCTGCCTTGTTGTAATTCCAGGGACACACAAGGGAACGCTAAAGCAGCACGACTATCCAGAATGGGAG ggtggaGTTAATAAAATGTACCATGGTGTTCGTGACTTTGATCTCAGTATTCCCAGGGTCCATCTTGTCATGGAGAAGGGAGATACTGTATTCTTCCACCCCTTGCTTATCCATGGCTCTGGAATGAATAGAACAGCAGGATTCAGAAAG GCAATATCTTGCCATTATGCCAGTGCAGACTGCCATTATATTGATGTAAAGGGGACCACCCAGGAGAACATTGAGAAGGAGGTGGTGGAATTGGCACAAAAGCGCTATGGGTTATCTGATCTCACTCTGAAG gaTACTTGGATGATTAGGGCCCGGCTTATAGATGGAGAGAGAACAAACCTATAA